From Eleftheria terrae, the proteins below share one genomic window:
- a CDS encoding homospermidine synthase, giving the protein MAQQAEFTGKILLVGFGSIGQGLLPLLLRHLSISADRISIITADRNGESIAREYGVSHSVNPLTPTNYQEILKPRLKAGDFLVNVSNDVSSFALIELCQRLGVLYLDTCIEPWAGGYVDEALTPDERSNYALREQVLGLRRDLPRGPTAVLTHGANPGLVSHFVKQALLDVARDLQVEADVPTQREGWADLARRLGVKVIHIAERDHQESQPRKQPGEFVNTWSVDGFAGEGCQPAELGWGTHEQQLPPDGQHHAYGCQAAIYLNRPGAATRVRSWTPMAGAYHGFLITHSEAISIADYLTCRNGGQPAYRPTVHYAYHPCDDAVLSLHELAGRNWALQPRKRVVKEDIVSGVDELGVLLMGHGRGAYWYGSRLSIDDARQLAPHNGATGLQVTAAAMAAIDWAIRHPAQGIVEPEDLPFDQILRFSRPYLGEVVAAYTDWTPLQGRGRIFKEDLDTSDCWQFKNFRV; this is encoded by the coding sequence ATGGCTCAGCAAGCCGAATTTACAGGGAAAATCCTGCTCGTCGGTTTTGGCTCTATTGGTCAAGGCCTGTTGCCGCTGCTTCTGCGGCATTTATCAATATCCGCTGACCGAATAAGCATCATCACGGCCGATCGCAATGGCGAATCGATCGCCCGCGAATACGGTGTGTCGCACTCGGTAAATCCCCTGACACCCACCAATTACCAGGAGATTCTCAAGCCGCGCCTGAAGGCCGGCGATTTCCTGGTGAACGTCTCGAATGACGTCTCGAGCTTCGCGCTGATCGAGCTGTGCCAGCGCCTGGGCGTGCTCTACCTCGACACCTGCATCGAACCCTGGGCCGGCGGCTATGTCGACGAGGCGCTCACGCCCGACGAGCGCAGCAACTACGCCTTGCGAGAGCAGGTGCTCGGCCTGCGCCGCGACCTGCCCCGCGGCCCGACGGCGGTGCTGACCCATGGCGCGAATCCCGGCCTGGTCTCCCACTTCGTCAAGCAGGCCCTGCTGGACGTCGCCCGCGACCTGCAGGTCGAGGCCGACGTGCCGACCCAGCGCGAGGGCTGGGCAGACCTGGCACGCAGGCTGGGCGTGAAGGTGATCCACATCGCCGAACGCGACCACCAGGAGTCGCAGCCGCGCAAGCAGCCCGGCGAGTTCGTCAACACCTGGTCGGTCGACGGCTTTGCCGGAGAGGGCTGCCAGCCGGCGGAACTCGGCTGGGGCACGCACGAGCAGCAGCTTCCGCCCGATGGGCAGCACCATGCCTACGGCTGCCAGGCGGCGATCTACCTGAACCGCCCCGGCGCGGCCACCCGGGTGCGCAGCTGGACGCCGATGGCAGGCGCCTACCACGGCTTCCTCATCACCCACAGCGAAGCCATCTCCATCGCCGACTACCTCACCTGCCGCAACGGGGGCCAGCCGGCCTACCGGCCGACCGTCCACTACGCCTACCACCCCTGCGACGACGCCGTGCTGTCGCTGCATGAGCTGGCCGGCCGCAACTGGGCCTTGCAGCCGCGCAAGCGAGTGGTGAAGGAAGACATCGTGAGTGGTGTCGACGAACTGGGCGTGCTGCTGATGGGCCACGGCCGAGGCGCCTACTGGTATGGCTCCCGGCTGTCGATCGACGACGCGCGGCAACTCGCGCCTCATAACGGCGCCACCGGCCTGCAGGTGACGGCGGCCGCCATGGCCGCGATCGACTGGGCCATACGGCATCCGGCGCAGGGCATCGTCGAGCCGGAGGACTTGCCCTTCGACCAGATCCTGCGCTTCAGCCGCCCCTACCTCGGCGAGGTCGTCGCCGCCTACACCGACTGGACGCCCCTGCAGGGACGCGGCCGCATCTTCAAGGAGGACCTCGACACGAGCGATTGCTGGCAGTTCAAGAATTTCCGCGTTTAA